A genomic stretch from Candidatus Thermoplasmatota archaeon includes:
- a CDS encoding Gfo/Idh/MocA family oxidoreductase has protein sequence MAAPRVAVVGLGAMGINHARVYHDIGARLVAVCDLDESRGKTAAQRYRCDYVKDFSELLNARGVDALSIVTPTEHHHALAKAAIEAGKHVLVEKPLCDTLPKARELVELARAKGVVLAVGHVERHNPVVAAAKRLIASGEVGEVLSISARRVNRNVEGRVKDVGVILDLAIHDLDVIRYLVGGDPEFVFATAMPAPGGRHEERAQILLRFPGGVTAVVDTNWLTPRKVRRLALTCSKAYVEADYILQTLEVSTSRAGAPPEDNLFAMPLEHDVRTHQMKAAEPLAAELRDFLRAVETGARPLVPGEDGLAALAIAHAALQSAAKGRPVALSEVLAA, from the coding sequence ATGGCCGCTCCCCGCGTGGCCGTGGTCGGTCTTGGGGCCATGGGCATCAACCACGCGCGCGTGTACCACGACATCGGCGCGCGGCTCGTGGCCGTCTGCGACCTCGACGAGTCCCGCGGCAAGACGGCCGCGCAGCGGTACCGCTGCGACTACGTGAAGGATTTCAGCGAGCTCCTCAACGCGCGCGGCGTCGACGCCCTTTCGATCGTGACGCCTACCGAGCACCACCACGCCTTGGCCAAGGCCGCCATCGAGGCCGGCAAGCACGTTCTCGTGGAGAAGCCGCTGTGCGACACGCTTCCCAAGGCGCGCGAGCTCGTGGAGCTTGCGCGCGCCAAAGGAGTCGTGCTCGCGGTTGGCCACGTGGAGCGGCACAATCCGGTCGTCGCGGCGGCCAAGCGCCTCATCGCCTCGGGCGAGGTGGGCGAGGTCCTCTCGATCTCGGCGCGGCGCGTGAACCGCAACGTGGAGGGCCGCGTGAAGGACGTGGGCGTCATCCTCGACCTTGCGATCCACGACCTCGACGTCATCCGCTACCTCGTGGGCGGCGATCCCGAGTTCGTGTTCGCGACGGCCATGCCCGCGCCCGGCGGGCGCCACGAGGAGCGCGCGCAGATCCTCCTTCGCTTCCCCGGCGGCGTCACGGCCGTGGTCGACACGAACTGGCTTACGCCGCGCAAGGTCCGCAGGCTCGCGCTCACCTGCTCGAAGGCCTACGTCGAGGCGGATTACATCCTCCAGACGCTCGAGGTGTCCACCTCGCGCGCCGGCGCGCCGCCGGAGGACAACCTCTTTGCCATGCCGCTTGAGCACGACGTGCGCACGCACCAGATGAAGGCCGCCGAGCCGCTGGCCGCCGAGCTTCGCGACTTCCTTCGCGCCGTGGAGACGGGCGCGCGTCCGCTTGTCCCCGGCGAGGACGGGCTTGCCGCGCTTGCGATCGCGCACGCGGCCCTTCAAAGCGCGGCCAAAGGGAGGCCCGTCGCGCTGTCCGAGGTGCTCGCGGCGTGA
- a CDS encoding acyltransferase: protein MNAIRYGGTVVGEGTILGEGVVLGAAGKPEIEHLRSGSMDKVRGARIGRHCILRSHTVVYSGATLADRVQTGHYVLVREDTTIGESTLVGTRSIVEDRCAIGARVSLQSMVYVPTFSVIEDDAFVGPNAVLTNDKQMGRGAFKLEGVTIRRAARVGANATLLPGVVIGENAVVGAGAVVTRDVPANAVVAGVPARRIGEVPPEERK, encoded by the coding sequence GTGAACGCCATCCGGTACGGGGGGACCGTGGTCGGCGAGGGCACGATCCTCGGCGAGGGCGTGGTGCTCGGCGCGGCCGGCAAGCCGGAGATCGAGCACCTGCGGTCCGGCTCCATGGACAAGGTGCGCGGGGCGCGCATCGGACGCCACTGCATCCTCCGGAGCCACACGGTCGTGTACTCGGGCGCCACGCTTGCCGACCGCGTGCAGACGGGCCACTACGTCCTCGTCCGCGAGGACACGACGATCGGGGAGTCGACGCTCGTCGGGACGCGCTCCATCGTGGAGGACCGCTGCGCGATCGGCGCGCGCGTGAGCCTCCAGAGCATGGTCTACGTTCCCACCTTCAGCGTGATCGAGGACGACGCGTTCGTCGGCCCCAACGCCGTCCTCACGAACGACAAGCAGATGGGCCGCGGCGCGTTCAAGCTCGAAGGCGTCACGATCCGGCGCGCGGCGCGCGTGGGCGCCAACGCAACGCTGCTACCCGGCGTCGTGATCGGCGAGAACGCGGTGGTGGGCGCCGGCGCCGTCGTGACGCGCGACGTTCCCGCCAACGCGGTGGTCGCCGGCGTGCCGGCCCGTCGCATCGGCGAGGTGCCGCCGGAGGAGCGCAAATGA
- a CDS encoding nucleotide sugar dehydrogenase — protein sequence MKPYGRARAEVSRAFAQGDVRVAVYGLGKMGLPLAACFAQAGARVTGVDVDRAVVKAVAAGRCHVAGEPGLPEAVASAVREGTLTATTDGVAAARAADVHVILVPTLLTPRKRPDLRAVEAVAKTIARGIEPGSLVVQESTLPPGTTDGPLVSWLSDKRARPGRDVGLAFCPERTASGRALRDITESYPKVVGGLDEASAEAAAGIYEVVNKKGVLVVSSARVAEAVKVFEGVYRDVNIALANELAAYCEGIGIDAMEAIRAANTQPYSHLHTPGAGVGGHCIPVYPYFVMGRTPTPLLATARKVNDAMPAHAVLLLKEGLARHGRTLRGAKILLLGLAYRGGVAETRYSPGVRIGRILKASGARLSVHDPAVGPTAELRAPRGKPQEGGWDGIVVATDHAEYGALDWPGVVARMRTPVVVDGRRVVPQDAVRAAGGSYYAVGLPREAGP from the coding sequence ATGAAGCCCTACGGCCGCGCGCGCGCCGAAGTGTCGCGCGCGTTTGCGCAAGGCGACGTGCGCGTGGCCGTGTACGGCCTCGGGAAGATGGGGCTGCCGCTTGCCGCCTGCTTTGCGCAAGCCGGCGCGCGCGTCACGGGCGTGGACGTGGACCGCGCGGTGGTGAAAGCCGTCGCGGCGGGCCGGTGCCACGTCGCCGGCGAGCCGGGGCTTCCGGAGGCCGTCGCGTCGGCCGTTCGCGAAGGAACGCTCACCGCGACCACCGACGGCGTCGCCGCCGCGCGCGCGGCGGACGTCCACGTCATCCTCGTTCCCACGCTCCTCACGCCCCGAAAGCGCCCGGACCTTCGCGCCGTGGAGGCCGTCGCAAAGACGATCGCGCGCGGCATCGAGCCCGGCTCGCTTGTCGTGCAGGAGAGCACGCTTCCGCCGGGCACCACCGACGGCCCGCTTGTGTCCTGGCTCTCGGACAAACGCGCCAGGCCGGGGCGCGACGTCGGCCTTGCGTTCTGCCCGGAGCGGACGGCAAGCGGTCGCGCCCTCCGCGACATCACGGAGAGCTACCCGAAGGTCGTGGGCGGCCTCGACGAGGCAAGCGCGGAGGCGGCCGCCGGCATCTACGAGGTCGTCAACAAGAAGGGCGTCCTCGTCGTCTCGTCCGCGCGCGTGGCCGAGGCCGTCAAGGTCTTCGAGGGCGTCTACCGCGACGTCAACATCGCGCTTGCCAACGAGCTTGCCGCCTACTGCGAAGGCATCGGAATCGACGCCATGGAGGCCATCCGCGCAGCCAACACGCAGCCCTACTCGCACCTCCACACGCCCGGCGCCGGCGTCGGAGGCCACTGCATCCCGGTGTACCCGTACTTCGTCATGGGCCGCACGCCCACGCCGCTTCTTGCGACCGCGCGCAAGGTGAACGACGCCATGCCCGCGCACGCCGTCCTTCTCCTCAAGGAGGGCCTCGCGCGGCACGGTCGCACGCTGCGCGGGGCGAAGATCCTCCTGCTCGGCCTTGCGTACCGCGGAGGCGTCGCCGAGACCCGATACTCGCCGGGCGTGCGCATCGGCCGGATCCTCAAGGCCTCGGGCGCGCGCCTGTCGGTGCACGACCCGGCCGTCGGGCCCACCGCCGAGCTTCGCGCGCCGCGGGGCAAGCCGCAGGAAGGCGGATGGGACGGCATCGTCGTGGCGACCGACCACGCCGAGTACGGAGCGCTCGACTGGCCCGGCGTCGTGGCCCGCATGCGCACGCCCGTCGTCGTGGACGGCCGGAGGGTCGTGCCCCAGGACGCCGTGCGCGCAGCAGGCGGCAGCTACTACGCCGTCGGGCTTCCGCGGGAGGCGGGACCGTGA